In a genomic window of Trachemys scripta elegans isolate TJP31775 chromosome 12, CAS_Tse_1.0, whole genome shotgun sequence:
- the LOC117885684 gene encoding ribonuclease-like, with the protein MALKISFPVLLLSLILLGAWLALASGQLWNEKNDKFLLKHWNYPRSEDSNGTYCDTMMQHREMYGQEANTFIHAPIGSINGICNLGGTPGKPNERHSVAPFDITVCSFNSTSRTYAGTRYVRRIVLACWKGLPIDYVRHI; encoded by the coding sequence ATGGCTCTGAAAATATCCTTCCCTGTGCTCCTGCTGTCCCTCATCCTGCTGGGGGcttggctggctctggccagcgGGCAGCTGTGGAATGAGAAGAATGACAAATTcctgctgaagcactggaattacCCCAGGAGCGAGGACTCCAATGGCACCTACTGCGACACTATGATGCAGCACCGGGAGATGTACGGCCAGGAGGCCAACACCTTCATCCATGCACCCATAGGATCCATCAACGGCATCTGCAACCTGGGTGGGACGCCCGGCAAGCCAAATGAACGCCACAGCGTCGCTCCCTTCGACATCACCGTCTGCTCCTTTAACTCGACGAGCCGCACCTACGCCGGGACACGCTATGTCCGCAGAATTGTCCTCGCCTGCTGGAAAGGGCTCCCCATAGACTATGTGAGGCACATATAG